In Acidianus brierleyi, one genomic interval encodes:
- a CDS encoding CBS domain-containing protein — protein MLKTIMSQNIKTLDIDSTLKDAAELMVKSGIRRVAVSAAGNIIGVVSARTVVREALNNQNWASKKIGDVTRPAISVDADTSNRTAAKLMLKYGVGSLLIKGQGIVTERDLAKVIPRVTIPAIAVGTQGVITLNSDQTVWDAANAMVSLGMSHIPIVSGADIIGIVSLRDVLKAYYEGNSSSKLSDIASKNIVSEDLDATVGDVADLIATKNVGSVLLLEENELKASSLRGIVTEWDLVRTYANMERAHVLIKADPSKIRTLLTTLFAIPRVSNVAITYGPYDLLVSIDVEDIEQLGTFIVNSIASLPGVKDTLTLIEAEQI, from the coding sequence ATGTTAAAAACTATAATGTCTCAAAATATTAAAACGCTAGATATAGACTCGACCCTTAAAGATGCAGCTGAATTAATGGTAAAATCTGGTATAAGACGTGTGGCAGTAAGCGCTGCAGGGAATATAATAGGAGTAGTATCTGCTAGGACAGTAGTAAGGGAAGCATTAAATAATCAGAACTGGGCATCAAAGAAAATAGGAGATGTAACAAGACCTGCGATCTCAGTAGATGCTGATACTTCGAATAGAACTGCAGCTAAGTTAATGTTAAAGTACGGAGTTGGTTCCTTATTAATAAAAGGACAAGGAATAGTAACTGAAAGAGATCTTGCGAAAGTAATACCAAGAGTGACAATTCCTGCAATAGCTGTAGGCACACAAGGCGTTATTACACTCAATAGTGATCAAACAGTTTGGGATGCAGCAAATGCAATGGTATCACTTGGAATGTCTCATATTCCAATAGTTTCTGGAGCTGATATAATAGGTATAGTTTCATTACGAGATGTGCTTAAGGCTTACTATGAAGGCAATTCTTCCTCTAAGTTATCAGATATAGCCTCAAAGAATATAGTATCTGAAGATTTAGATGCTACAGTAGGAGATGTAGCTGATTTAATAGCTACAAAAAATGTAGGCTCTGTTTTATTACTTGAGGAAAATGAATTAAAAGCCTCGTCATTGAGAGGAATAGTTACGGAGTGGGATCTAGTAAGGACTTACGCTAATATGGAAAGAGCTCATGTTCTTATTAAGGCAGATCCTTCTAAAATAAGAACTTTGTTAACAACGCTTTTTGCAATACCCAGGGTATCTAATGTAGCAATAACCTATGGACCTTATGATCTGTTAGTGAGTATAGACGTGGAAGACATAGAACAGTTAGGGACTTTTATAGTAAATTCTATAGCTTCGTTGCCAGGAGTAAAGGATACTTTAACATTAATAGAAGCAGAGCAAATTTAA
- a CDS encoding MFS transporter, translating to MKSDMGFKYLVFSRIFRSIGIIYITLVAPLYLKFIGFSLVSIGIIFLFIILFNTILVFALGLLGDRVGYKKTLIIGDLFPFLAAFLLFSSSLKIVIIISLLIGGIGGTAGGMRGVFSPGLTALVASNWKNDLERVRRLGILTSAAAFSSIGGSSMLSIKSFLPFSPELKFRFLFLISAILLALSILSLSAVNEVARPKKNSKIMKLSSLKYSGKVMLSNSLSGMGVGLAVPLLPLWFEELVEKVRKIWNK from the coding sequence ATGAAATCTGATATGGGATTTAAATATTTAGTTTTTTCAAGAATTTTTAGAAGCATAGGAATAATTTATATTACATTAGTAGCTCCCCTATATCTTAAATTCATAGGATTTTCCTTAGTATCGATAGGTATTATATTCCTCTTTATAATTCTCTTTAATACTATCTTAGTCTTTGCATTAGGACTTTTAGGAGATAGAGTAGGCTACAAAAAGACACTTATAATAGGGGATTTATTTCCTTTTCTAGCAGCGTTTTTACTTTTTTCTAGTTCATTAAAAATAGTTATCATTATTTCTCTCCTCATAGGAGGTATAGGAGGTACTGCAGGAGGAATGAGAGGAGTATTTTCTCCAGGTTTAACTGCACTAGTAGCAAGTAACTGGAAGAATGATCTTGAAAGAGTAAGAAGACTTGGAATTTTAACTTCTGCAGCAGCATTTTCCAGTATAGGAGGAAGTTCAATGTTATCAATAAAATCATTTTTACCTTTCTCTCCAGAACTGAAATTTAGATTCCTCTTCTTAATATCGGCAATACTTCTTGCATTATCTATATTAAGCCTGTCTGCAGTGAACGAAGTAGCTAGACCTAAAAAGAATTCAAAAATAATGAAATTATCTAGCTTAAAATATAGTGGAAAAGTAATGCTGTCTAATTCTCTCTCCGGAATGGGAGTAGGATTAGCAGTGCCATTATTGCCACTATGGTTTGAAGAGTTAGTAGAAAAAGTTAGAAAAATATGGAATAAATAA
- a CDS encoding glycosyltransferase, with the protein MKDFVSVIITAYNRQKYLDNALNSVLNQTLDKDKFEIVVIKNFELGEINNRNIIDIYDNQEYLGEKIYKGLHESKGDIICLLDDDDIYREDKLERVTSFFKVFHPIYYHNNFVTIDDKGNEIKIIEDYLKIPPYASFNLPEFTLTIEDNRKTDIRNLLKLNVNFNSSSICVKREILENNAQYLKKIKAVIDSFIFYSSLLSEGNILLDPARLTSYRIHTLQTSSGNTKNIREYKDSFSNLFKKAVEDFYIIMEMLNDKINKNINETVNEELLRYKLLYKIFSGNNILIKTKFNIHLINYYLLSLLPTFLRNLYIKDQYNRTKKVRSFQVKSSNIL; encoded by the coding sequence ATGAAGGATTTCGTTTCAGTAATAATAACAGCCTATAATAGGCAAAAATATTTAGACAACGCATTAAATTCAGTTCTAAATCAGACATTAGATAAGGATAAATTTGAAATAGTTGTAATTAAAAATTTTGAATTAGGTGAGATAAATAATAGAAATATAATAGATATTTATGATAATCAAGAATATTTAGGTGAAAAAATCTACAAAGGCTTGCATGAAAGTAAGGGAGATATTATTTGTCTGTTAGACGATGATGATATCTATAGAGAAGATAAGTTAGAAAGAGTAACTTCCTTTTTCAAAGTATTTCATCCAATTTATTATCATAACAACTTTGTTACTATTGATGATAAGGGTAATGAAATAAAAATCATTGAAGATTATCTTAAGATTCCTCCATATGCATCGTTTAATTTGCCGGAGTTTACATTAACTATAGAAGACAATCGTAAAACTGACATTAGAAACCTTCTTAAATTAAATGTCAATTTTAATTCAAGTTCAATATGCGTAAAGAGGGAAATTCTTGAAAATAATGCTCAATATCTTAAAAAAATAAAGGCAGTTATCGATTCTTTCATCTTTTATTCTTCCTTATTATCAGAAGGAAATATTTTGCTTGATCCTGCAAGATTAACTTCCTATAGAATTCATACTCTTCAAACAAGCTCAGGAAATACTAAAAATATAAGAGAATACAAAGATTCATTTTCTAATCTTTTTAAGAAGGCCGTAGAAGATTTTTATATTATTATGGAAATGTTAAATGATAAAATAAATAAAAATATTAATGAAACAGTAAATGAAGAATTATTAAGATATAAATTACTTTATAAGATATTTTCAGGAAATAATATTTTAATAAAAACTAAATTTAACATACATCTTATCAACTATTATCTGCTTTCATTACTTCCAACTTTTCTAAGAAACTTGTATATAAAAGATCAATATAATAGAACGAAAAAAGTTAGATCATTCCAAGTTAAGAGTTCTAATATACTCTAA
- a CDS encoding MBL fold metallo-hydrolase encodes MKSIDNLKITILSDNFVSTLIPPLIGEWGFSALVEADDVKILYDVGNSGYPLIYNSEKLGIKLEDIDFIVLSHGHSDHTGGFSNNDVVTKLKGKMLIAHPSVFEKKVLNWSGKLEYIGMPLTRDETEKKFNLILSSEPLEISNGVMFSGEVKRYGYNEYTSGLYTSSNSSLLKDSMKDDVALYINTKKGLVILTGCGHSGILNIITHAKEVTNQNVYAALGGFHLLSSPKEHVEKVADELTKNLQKIGPAHCSGNMIKSIISENKEKWLDVSVGKSISF; translated from the coding sequence GTGAAGAGCATAGACAATCTAAAAATAACGATTTTAAGTGATAATTTTGTTTCAACACTAATTCCTCCTCTAATCGGAGAATGGGGATTTTCTGCCCTTGTAGAAGCTGATGATGTAAAGATACTTTACGATGTAGGAAATTCAGGTTATCCGTTAATTTATAATTCTGAAAAATTAGGTATAAAATTGGAAGATATAGATTTCATAGTATTGAGTCATGGACACAGTGACCATACTGGCGGATTTTCAAACAACGATGTTGTAACGAAACTAAAGGGTAAAATGTTAATCGCACATCCCTCAGTCTTTGAAAAGAAAGTTCTTAATTGGTCTGGAAAATTGGAATATATTGGAATGCCGTTAACTAGAGATGAAACTGAGAAGAAATTTAACCTAATACTATCGTCAGAACCCTTGGAAATTTCTAATGGGGTAATGTTTAGCGGAGAGGTAAAAAGATATGGATACAACGAATATACTTCAGGCTTATACACATCCTCAAATTCCTCTCTACTAAAAGACAGTATGAAAGACGATGTCGCACTTTATATTAATACCAAAAAAGGCCTAGTTATTTTGACAGGCTGTGGACATTCTGGAATTCTTAATATAATTACGCATGCTAAAGAAGTTACAAATCAGAACGTTTATGCAGCATTAGGAGGATTTCATCTTCTTTCTTCCCCAAAGGAGCATGTAGAAAAAGTAGCAGATGAGTTAACGAAGAATTTACAGAAAATAGGTCCAGCTCATTGCAGTGGAAATATGATAAAATCAATAATTTCAGAAAATAAAGAAAAATGGTTAGATGTAAGCGTAGGGAAATCTATATCATTCTGA
- a CDS encoding sulfite exporter TauE/SafE family protein yields the protein MNSIFLSIIFILTWILSALFAIAGVGAANTLIPIYYSLGIPFSIAAAAGLLLNVFSLSSATVNNGKRGRVLWKLGTIFLIPAVIMAPIGAFIGIHTPRKILLWIFVAFLGYTLYNLIRGRAKEETNKFSGNIKGYILGITVGAIAGFLGGLLGVGGGMIILPVLALIEKDYKKVSATAGYVALFSSASGFTSYLFLLRGISYDLWLVILIGGILGGFSGSYLMNKMKTLYVKYTIVSIITFVLIKILIGVI from the coding sequence ATGAATTCAATTTTTTTATCTATCATATTCATTTTAACCTGGATACTTTCTGCGTTATTTGCAATAGCGGGTGTAGGTGCAGCTAACACATTAATTCCTATATATTACTCCTTGGGTATACCATTTTCAATAGCAGCAGCCGCTGGGCTTTTATTAAACGTATTTTCATTGTCGTCTGCCACGGTAAACAATGGAAAAAGGGGTAGAGTATTATGGAAATTAGGAACGATCTTCCTTATACCTGCAGTTATAATGGCTCCAATAGGGGCATTCATAGGAATTCACACTCCAAGGAAAATATTGCTCTGGATATTCGTGGCATTCTTAGGCTACACATTGTATAATTTGATAAGAGGAAGAGCAAAAGAGGAAACAAACAAATTTTCTGGAAATATTAAAGGGTACATACTTGGTATAACAGTAGGAGCTATTGCTGGATTTCTTGGCGGTTTATTAGGCGTAGGAGGCGGAATGATAATTTTACCTGTTTTAGCTCTAATAGAAAAAGATTATAAGAAAGTTTCAGCTACTGCAGGCTATGTAGCTTTATTTAGTTCTGCAAGTGGTTTTACTAGCTATCTGTTCTTATTACGAGGAATAAGTTATGATCTATGGTTAGTAATATTAATAGGCGGAATTTTAGGAGGATTCAGTGGATCATATTTAATGAACAAGATGAAGACTCTTTACGTAAAATATACTATAGTATCCATAATAACGTTCGTGCTAATAAAAATACTTATAGGAGTAATTTAA
- a CDS encoding TrmO family methyltransferase domain-containing protein — translation MSYLPRAKSESLQIKPLEPKIKANNLKIETNIPIVGIFSTCAPYRPNPIGLSVVKLLKIQDNTIIIDDCDLYNKTLILDIKPYIYTVSEEVRIAEWRKRMLEYIRTLNLE, via the coding sequence ATATCTTATTTACCTAGAGCTAAAAGCGAATCATTACAAATTAAACCGCTTGAACCTAAAATAAAAGCTAATAATTTGAAAATTGAAACCAATATTCCAATAGTAGGTATTTTTAGTACGTGTGCTCCTTATAGACCTAACCCTATAGGCTTATCCGTAGTTAAACTTCTTAAAATTCAAGACAATACAATAATTATTGACGATTGCGATTTATACAATAAGACACTAATTTTAGACATTAAACCTTATATTTACACTGTATCTGAAGAAGTTAGAATAGCTGAGTGGAGAAAAAGGATGTTAGAGTATATTAGAACTCTTAACTTGGAATGA
- the tsaA gene encoding tRNA (N6-threonylcarbamoyladenosine(37)-N6)-methyltransferase TrmO yields MYLKEIGVVKSKEENRGIIEIFNEYKEGLDGIEEFSHIILLAWLNKVSNDQRKILKVKPMRLDNLPTVGVFCTHSPHRPNPIALSIVKLIERKENLLYVDNLDLFVGTPILDIKAFSLAFCPKDVKVPHWNNELSKFHKKSE; encoded by the coding sequence ATGTACCTAAAGGAAATAGGAGTCGTAAAATCTAAAGAAGAAAATAGAGGAATTATAGAAATATTTAATGAATATAAAGAAGGACTTGATGGAATAGAAGAATTCTCTCATATAATTCTCTTGGCATGGTTAAATAAAGTATCTAATGACCAAAGAAAAATTTTGAAAGTTAAACCTATGAGATTAGATAATCTACCAACAGTTGGAGTGTTTTGTACTCATTCTCCGCATAGACCTAATCCAATAGCTTTATCTATTGTTAAATTAATAGAAAGAAAAGAGAATCTTCTCTATGTAGATAATTTGGACTTATTCGTTGGAACTCCTATATTAGATATAAAGGCATTCTCTCTAGCATTTTGTCCTAAAGATGTAAAAGTACCACATTGGAATAATGAACTTTCAAAATTTCATAAAAAATCAGAATGA
- the agl3 gene encoding UDP-sulfoquinovose synthase, translating into METKKVLILGIDGYIGWALALRLGKKGHEVYGIDNLITRVQAMEVGGDSAFPLPSVEERRNIFKEYIGPIDFIVNDITKPYVLRDYISKIKPDAIIHFAEQRTAPYSMIDEEHAIYTMHNNIEGTIRLIYAVKDNPEIHVLKMGTMGEYGTPNYDIPESPYVKFEYKGKSDMVPVPKFAGSWYHWTKVHDSHNLLFANKVWGITITDINQGPVYGTRTTDMLDGDSIIEGLRTRIDVDEAWGTVVNRNAVRAVLGLPLLVYGKGGQTRGFISLEDSVNALEILINNPPKEGEFRVVNQFMELYSVEKIATLIADATEELFGYRPKIHYVRNPRIEKEEHYYNPERKILPDLGYKQKRFLKDEIYSILTDLYQYKDRLKNFSEWTNVKTDWKNGRNDKNRFDLIKEL; encoded by the coding sequence ATGGAAACTAAGAAAGTCCTAATTTTAGGAATAGACGGATACATAGGCTGGGCTCTAGCGTTAAGGCTAGGAAAGAAAGGGCACGAAGTATATGGTATAGATAATCTAATAACTAGAGTACAAGCAATGGAAGTTGGTGGAGATTCTGCGTTTCCCTTGCCATCAGTAGAAGAAAGAAGGAATATATTTAAGGAATATATTGGCCCAATAGATTTCATTGTCAATGATATAACTAAACCTTATGTTTTAAGAGATTACATTAGTAAAATAAAACCAGACGCTATAATACATTTTGCAGAACAAAGAACAGCTCCTTATTCTATGATAGACGAGGAACACGCTATATATACAATGCATAATAATATAGAAGGAACAATAAGGCTAATTTACGCAGTTAAGGATAATCCCGAAATTCATGTACTAAAAATGGGAACCATGGGTGAGTATGGTACTCCAAATTACGATATACCAGAGTCTCCTTATGTGAAATTTGAGTATAAAGGAAAGAGCGACATGGTTCCTGTTCCAAAATTCGCCGGATCATGGTATCATTGGACTAAAGTTCATGATTCGCATAATTTACTATTTGCAAATAAAGTATGGGGTATAACGATCACTGATATAAATCAAGGACCAGTATACGGTACTAGAACTACAGATATGTTAGACGGAGATAGTATAATAGAGGGTCTAAGAACTAGAATAGACGTTGATGAGGCTTGGGGAACAGTTGTAAATAGAAATGCCGTTAGAGCAGTTTTAGGATTACCTTTATTAGTATATGGAAAAGGAGGTCAAACTAGAGGTTTTATTTCTCTTGAAGATAGCGTAAACGCTCTAGAGATTTTAATTAATAATCCACCTAAAGAAGGAGAATTCAGAGTCGTTAATCAGTTTATGGAGCTATATAGTGTGGAAAAGATAGCAACGTTAATTGCTGATGCGACAGAAGAATTATTTGGATATAGGCCAAAGATCCATTATGTTAGAAATCCAAGAATAGAAAAAGAGGAACATTATTACAATCCGGAAAGAAAGATTCTTCCAGATCTCGGTTATAAACAAAAAAGATTTCTAAAAGATGAGATATATTCTATACTTACTGATCTATACCAATATAAGGATAGATTAAAGAATTTTAGTGAATGGACTAACGTTAAAACAGACTGGAAAAACGGAAGGAACGATAAAAATAGATTCGATTTAATAAAAGAGTTATGA
- the sufB gene encoding Fe-S cluster assembly protein SufB: MEESKNITQLISREDDDISLEFDKEIKSELTRSTIEEISKSKKEPDWMLKLRIKYFEKAMKLPKSNWIPNNIDLDLSNFDIYSKPKLDHISSWEELPASLKKYYEYLGIPESERNILAGAVSILDSESIYSKVGEELKKRGIIMMPMDEAVKKYDILKDYFMNVLDSEYQIAALHGAIWSGGVFVYVPKGVRFQTPIEGIFIIGSDKVIQAEHTIIIADEGSSINYIEGCFAPRLNATAMHNGGVEVYVKNHASVKYVTIQNWSKNVINLSNKRGITGENANLEWVEGSVGSKHTFSYPSTILDGENSSSTSLLLTIAGEEGDWKEGGSKMIHKAPYTKSKIVSKSVSFNGGNVSYRGLVKVNKGALNSKAYVKCDSLILDDKSKAYTFPQNQVLEESAEVAHEAFTTKMSLDQLFYLENRGFKEKEGISLLVLGFMDEITKELPFQYATMLNNLMTLELDKIGALA, translated from the coding sequence ATGGAAGAGAGCAAAAACATAACACAACTAATCTCAAGAGAAGATGACGACATTAGTTTAGAATTTGATAAGGAAATTAAATCCGAACTCACTAGAAGTACAATAGAAGAAATTTCTAAATCTAAAAAAGAGCCGGATTGGATGCTAAAATTAAGAATAAAATATTTTGAAAAAGCTATGAAACTTCCAAAATCTAATTGGATACCTAACAATATAGATCTTGATCTTTCAAATTTTGACATATACAGTAAACCCAAATTAGATCATATAAGTAGTTGGGAGGAATTGCCAGCTTCACTTAAGAAATATTATGAATATTTAGGAATTCCAGAATCAGAAAGAAATATTCTTGCAGGAGCAGTATCAATACTTGACTCAGAATCAATTTACTCCAAGGTTGGAGAAGAATTAAAGAAACGTGGAATAATAATGATGCCTATGGATGAGGCTGTAAAAAAGTATGACATACTTAAAGACTATTTCATGAATGTATTAGATTCAGAATATCAAATAGCTGCGCTACACGGTGCTATATGGAGTGGTGGAGTATTTGTCTATGTTCCTAAGGGAGTAAGATTTCAGACACCAATAGAAGGAATATTTATCATAGGGAGCGATAAAGTAATTCAAGCAGAACATACAATTATTATAGCAGATGAAGGATCTTCAATTAATTATATTGAAGGATGTTTTGCACCTAGATTAAATGCTACAGCTATGCATAATGGAGGAGTAGAAGTTTATGTTAAAAATCATGCCAGTGTAAAATACGTTACTATACAGAATTGGAGTAAAAACGTAATTAATTTGAGCAATAAAAGAGGAATTACCGGAGAAAATGCTAATTTAGAATGGGTCGAAGGTTCTGTAGGGTCTAAACATACATTTAGTTATCCATCAACCATACTCGACGGTGAAAATTCATCATCAACTAGTTTATTACTAACTATAGCAGGCGAAGAAGGTGATTGGAAAGAAGGAGGATCTAAAATGATTCATAAAGCACCATATACCAAGAGTAAGATAGTAAGCAAGAGTGTAAGTTTTAATGGAGGCAACGTATCGTATAGAGGATTAGTGAAAGTAAACAAAGGAGCTCTTAATTCAAAAGCTTATGTAAAATGCGATTCTCTCATACTTGACGATAAGAGCAAAGCATATACATTTCCTCAAAACCAAGTTTTAGAAGAAAGTGCAGAAGTTGCACACGAAGCTTTTACTACGAAAATGAGTCTAGACCAGCTTTTCTATTTAGAAAATAGAGGTTTCAAGGAAAAAGAAGGTATATCATTACTGGTATTAGGTTTTATGGACGAAATAACTAAAGAACTACCTTTCCAGTACGCTACAATGCTAAATAATCTTATGACCTTAGAATTAGATAAAATAGGTGCATTAGCTTAA
- a CDS encoding TetR/AcrR family transcriptional regulator, giving the protein MRQRNEEVTKEKILQAATEVFAEEDFFKASVDQVCKKAGVSKGIIFWHFKTKDQLILEVAKKSLPLDIVESCLKEKENTLECIGNKYLEKYDDPIMRKLFLHTISAMNIYKELGDDIRELCDSLVKKISKCALNSESNEDIIRIRSFMGGLLCYVVNPPNIDKKTYVNTLIKIALAKET; this is encoded by the coding sequence ATGAGACAGAGAAATGAAGAAGTGACGAAGGAAAAGATATTGCAAGCTGCTACCGAAGTTTTTGCTGAGGAAGACTTTTTTAAAGCTTCAGTAGACCAAGTGTGTAAAAAAGCAGGAGTTTCTAAGGGAATAATATTTTGGCACTTTAAGACTAAAGATCAGTTAATCTTAGAGGTAGCTAAGAAAAGTCTACCTTTAGATATTGTAGAGAGCTGTTTAAAAGAAAAAGAAAATACTCTTGAATGTATTGGGAATAAATATCTAGAAAAATACGATGATCCTATTATGAGGAAACTTTTCTTGCATACTATATCTGCAATGAATATATATAAGGAACTGGGAGATGACATTAGAGAATTATGTGATTCACTAGTGAAAAAAATAAGTAAATGTGCTTTAAATAGCGAAAGTAATGAGGATATTATAAGAATAAGGTCGTTCATGGGAGGACTTCTTTGTTACGTAGTAAATCCTCCTAATATAGACAAGAAAACATACGTTAATACTCTTATTAAGATAGCTTTAGCGAAAGAAACTTAA
- a CDS encoding FmdE family protein, whose translation MEQKRIHEIPEWAFEFHGHRCPAMPLGYLAGKYALKLLGIEKEKDTNTYVFSETGDEHHQGCFDDGVQAATGCTYGKGNYKRLQYGKMAIIVYKPGKGAVRIRPKPEILDGCSKFEFFKYRKSGIPASQVPREVSDEVINYVLSKDFEELFYYEFLKDFTYSSPKKTMARIVCDDCGEPTYENYIKIFNGKRLCPRCYEIERNKR comes from the coding sequence ATGGAACAGAAAAGAATCCACGAAATACCTGAATGGGCATTTGAATTTCATGGGCATAGATGTCCTGCAATGCCATTAGGTTATTTAGCAGGCAAATATGCTCTGAAACTACTAGGAATAGAAAAGGAAAAAGATACTAATACTTACGTTTTTTCGGAAACTGGTGATGAGCATCATCAAGGATGTTTTGACGACGGAGTTCAGGCAGCAACTGGATGTACTTATGGTAAAGGAAATTACAAAAGACTTCAATACGGCAAGATGGCTATAATTGTTTATAAACCAGGTAAAGGAGCAGTTAGAATAAGACCAAAGCCAGAAATACTTGATGGATGTAGCAAATTTGAATTTTTCAAATATAGAAAATCTGGAATACCTGCATCTCAAGTTCCTAGAGAAGTTTCGGACGAGGTTATAAATTACGTACTTTCAAAAGATTTCGAAGAATTATTCTATTATGAATTTCTCAAAGACTTTACATACAGTTCTCCAAAGAAGACAATGGCAAGAATAGTATGCGACGACTGCGGAGAGCCTACATATGAGAACTACATAAAAATCTTCAACGGTAAAAGGCTCTGTCCACGTTGCTATGAAATTGAAAGAAATAAAAGGTGA
- a CDS encoding radical SAM/SPASM domain-containing protein: protein MPKFRTKGIVNFFNYLTKDIKLDFLSTSYITEITLNVSGNCNLACKYCFASTGLYGYDKLGNMTFETAKRVIDEILSKYNDTKLLIKFFGGEPLLNFKLIEQVVNYFMELKENGKMKYLPKFLVITNLTILNDKIIDFLKKNEFRIVVSLDGPETINDKVRTFRNNLGSFKIVDKNLRKLINNLDTDYISIETVYSPVHIQYNISILDIYKFFNNNYNIFNISIHPLTKIGQGNEFLKNFLDELLRSYEEKIYEMSFELGRYMMRSFINGAKITEIYNFMKKVTQKRLLNSHCSAGFSNITIMPNGDIYPCYMLSYDNRFYMGNIINGLNNYRLFKVQNFLKYVNVKTNIDQCRTCDIMKICNACLGDLKFGENGKVIIDNYACNYYLGLYEGFLVELNDIMLNDIKWKSFKENLRKMKEIVEYVEN, encoded by the coding sequence ATGCCTAAATTTAGAACTAAAGGAATTGTTAATTTTTTTAATTATTTAACAAAAGATATTAAATTAGATTTCTTAAGTACTTCATATATTACAGAAATAACTCTTAATGTATCTGGCAATTGTAATTTAGCATGTAAATATTGTTTTGCATCTACTGGTCTTTATGGTTATGATAAACTAGGAAATATGACCTTTGAGACTGCTAAGAGAGTAATAGACGAAATTTTAAGTAAATATAACGATACTAAGCTATTAATAAAATTTTTTGGAGGAGAGCCTTTACTCAATTTTAAGTTAATAGAGCAAGTTGTAAATTATTTTATGGAATTAAAGGAAAATGGTAAAATGAAATATTTACCTAAGTTTCTTGTAATAACTAATTTAACTATTCTTAATGATAAAATAATAGATTTTTTAAAGAAAAATGAATTTAGAATAGTCGTAAGTCTTGATGGACCTGAGACTATAAACGATAAGGTCAGAACGTTTAGAAATAATTTAGGTTCTTTTAAAATAGTAGACAAAAATTTACGTAAATTAATAAATAATTTAGATACAGATTATATCAGTATAGAAACAGTATATTCTCCTGTACATATTCAATATAATATAAGTATACTTGATATATATAAATTTTTTAATAATAATTATAATATATTTAATATATCCATTCATCCACTTACTAAAATTGGACAAGGTAACGAATTTCTTAAAAATTTTTTAGATGAATTACTACGTTCATATGAAGAGAAAATATACGAAATGTCCTTTGAGCTAGGAAGGTATATGATGCGTTCATTTATTAATGGCGCAAAAATTACTGAAATATATAATTTTATGAAAAAGGTTACTCAAAAGAGACTTCTAAATTCCCACTGCAGTGCAGGATTTAGTAATATAACTATTATGCCAAATGGTGATATATACCCATGTTATATGCTCTCATACGATAACAGATTTTATATGGGTAATATTATTAATGGATTAAATAATTATAGATTGTTTAAAGTTCAAAATTTTCTTAAGTACGTGAATGTAAAAACTAATATAGACCAATGTAGAACATGTGATATAATGAAAATTTGCAATGCGTGCCTTGGCGATTTAAAGTTTGGCGAAAATGGAAAAGTTATCATAGATAATTATGCTTGTAATTATTACTTAGGTTTATACGAAGGATTTTTAGTTGAATTAAATGATATAATGCTTAATGATATTAAATGGAAAAGCTTTAAGGAAAATCTTAGAAAAATGAAAGAGATAGTAGAATATGTCGAAAACTAA